In Drosophila santomea strain STO CAGO 1482 chromosome 2L, Prin_Dsan_1.1, whole genome shotgun sequence, a single window of DNA contains:
- the LOC120458618 gene encoding uncharacterized protein LOC120458618 isoform X2, producing MALGYAIKCFVCNSHKDANCALDIPPDNLLKDCDEQYSSRGKGIPTYCRKITQIIEFSVNSLPPDSRVIRTCAYQNQTSTNYCYQRAGFGGRQVVCSCDTDNCNGAGAMGASAVGVAAMVGLLLSARQYLQR from the exons GATATGCCATCAAGTGCTTCGTGTGCAACAGCCACAAAGACGCCAACTGTGCGCTGGACATACCGCCGGACAACCTGCTGAAGGACTGCGATGAGCAGTACTCGTCCCGCGGCAAGGGGATTCCCACGTACTGCCGCAAGATTACGCAGATCATCGAGTTCTCGGTGAACAGCC TGCCCCCGGATAGCCGTGTGATTAGGACCTGTGCCTATCAGAACCAGACCTCCACCAACTACTGCTATCAGCGTGCCGGGTTCGGTGGTCGGCAGGTGGTCTGCTCCTGCGATACGGATAACTGCAACGGTGCCGGAGCGATGGGCGCAtcggcggtgggcgtggcggccATGGTGGGACTCCTGCTGAGCGCCCGTCAGTATCTGCAGCGTTAA